A stretch of the Archangium violaceum genome encodes the following:
- a CDS encoding M4 family metallopeptidase, translated as MRTGADAADIQSALARIQGARVLGTDGEVPYFIRGQLGRASQKQGLLSSSVEVDVREALATVAPVFRLNENDLVLKRATVDAQGHRHLRFQQMKNGLQVVGGELVLHVDAANNVYAANGSARDGSKVSAEAKVAPEAALMAAVEGSTARDASASDARLVYLRAEGSPEPRLAYEVRVKGERDGMPADDLVYVDAQRGGLLLVNPRIHSALNRQVYRTTVGMCLPGILMRSEGQDRIRDPHTDTNYDRLGVAYNCYQALFGRDSYDNAGATLVSSVHHGSNYVNAYWDGTQMVFGDGDGVTSIELGKDLDVVVHELTHAVTEYESNLIYSGESGGLNESMSDIFAGVCKSWFRGWSTTADVFMIGEDTWTPGNPYDALRYMHDPARDGVSLDYFPDYFPGVDVHYSSGISNLVFSLLSKGGTHPRGKTSNAVPAIGLEKAGRIFYKANTDFFTASTTFEQAKTYTVQAAEALYGAGSAESAAVTEAWKAVGVPPPPPVVTALTNGVAVKGISGRRLYYSLEVPAGRSSLAFEISGGMDDTDLYVRYGAVPDYSTYDCRPSSDGNMGTCTFTNPRAGTWYVMLNANSSVTLKGFYTSAPVTETASGSVARLENVSFGPYSVLAGTPFTVTMTGTGNPDLYARFGSAPTTSMFDCRPNASDASETCSLTVPSGRSTAYVMVHGASAGMYNLTISYTQP; from the coding sequence GTGCGAACGGGTGCTGACGCCGCCGACATCCAGTCCGCACTGGCCCGTATCCAGGGGGCCCGGGTGCTCGGCACCGACGGAGAGGTTCCCTACTTCATTCGCGGCCAGCTCGGCAGGGCCTCCCAGAAGCAGGGGCTGCTGAGCTCCTCGGTGGAGGTGGACGTGCGTGAGGCGCTCGCCACTGTCGCCCCGGTGTTCCGGCTGAACGAGAACGACCTGGTGCTCAAGCGCGCCACGGTGGACGCCCAGGGCCACCGGCACCTGCGCTTCCAGCAGATGAAGAACGGCCTGCAGGTGGTGGGGGGCGAGCTGGTGCTGCACGTGGACGCGGCGAACAATGTCTATGCGGCCAACGGCTCGGCCCGGGACGGCTCGAAGGTATCCGCCGAGGCGAAGGTGGCTCCCGAGGCGGCACTGATGGCGGCCGTGGAGGGCTCCACCGCGCGGGATGCTTCCGCCAGCGACGCGAGGCTCGTCTACCTGCGCGCCGAGGGCAGCCCGGAGCCGCGGCTGGCCTACGAGGTGCGCGTGAAGGGCGAGCGCGACGGCATGCCCGCCGATGATCTCGTCTACGTGGATGCGCAGCGAGGCGGCCTCCTGCTGGTCAACCCGCGCATCCACTCCGCGCTCAACCGCCAGGTGTACCGGACCACCGTCGGCATGTGCTTGCCGGGCATCCTGATGCGCAGCGAAGGCCAGGATCGCATTCGCGATCCGCACACCGACACGAACTACGATAGGTTGGGTGTCGCCTATAATTGCTACCAGGCGCTGTTCGGCCGCGACTCGTATGACAACGCGGGCGCCACGCTCGTGAGCTCCGTCCATCACGGCAGCAACTACGTCAACGCCTACTGGGACGGCACCCAGATGGTGTTCGGCGATGGCGACGGTGTGACCTCCATCGAGCTGGGCAAGGACCTGGACGTGGTCGTGCACGAGCTCACCCACGCCGTGACCGAGTACGAGTCCAACCTCATCTACTCGGGAGAGTCCGGCGGCCTCAACGAGTCCATGTCCGACATCTTCGCCGGCGTGTGCAAGAGCTGGTTTCGCGGCTGGTCCACGACCGCGGATGTCTTCATGATCGGCGAGGACACCTGGACGCCGGGCAACCCGTACGATGCGCTACGCTACATGCACGATCCGGCCAGGGACGGTGTCTCGCTCGACTACTTCCCGGACTACTTCCCGGGCGTGGACGTGCACTACAGCTCGGGCATCAGCAACCTGGTGTTCTCGCTGCTGTCCAAGGGAGGCACGCACCCGAGAGGCAAGACGAGCAACGCGGTGCCGGCCATCGGACTGGAGAAGGCGGGCCGCATCTTCTACAAGGCCAACACGGACTTCTTCACGGCCAGCACCACGTTCGAGCAGGCCAAGACGTACACGGTGCAGGCGGCCGAGGCGCTCTACGGAGCGGGCTCGGCGGAGTCTGCGGCGGTGACCGAGGCGTGGAAGGCCGTGGGCGTGCCACCACCGCCGCCGGTGGTCACCGCGTTGACCAACGGCGTGGCGGTGAAAGGCATCTCCGGTCGAAGGCTGTACTACTCGCTCGAGGTGCCCGCGGGTCGGTCCAGCCTGGCGTTCGAGATCAGCGGCGGCATGGATGACACGGACCTGTACGTGCGCTACGGCGCCGTCCCCGACTACAGCACCTACGACTGCCGTCCGAGCTCGGATGGCAACATGGGGACCTGCACCTTCACCAATCCGCGGGCAGGCACCTGGTATGTGATGCTCAACGCCAACTCGAGCGTCACCCTCAAGGGCTTCTACACGAGCGCGCCCGTGACCGAGACGGCCAGCGGTAGCGTGGCCCGGCTCGAGAACGTCAGCTTCGGGCCCTACAGCGTGCTGGCGGGCACCCCCTTCACGGTGACCATGACGGGCACGGGCAACCCCGACCTGTACGCGCGCTTCGGCTCGGCGCCCACCACCAGCATGTTCGACTGCCGCCCGAACGCGTCCGATGCCTCGGAGACGTGCTCGCTCACCGTGCCGTCCGGCCGGAGCACCGCGTACGTCATGGTGCACGGGGCCTCCGCGGGTATGTACAACCTGACCATCAGCTACACCCAGCCGTAG
- a CDS encoding thioesterase II family protein — translation MRVPPVYRRWVTCPVPRPQASLRLFCFHFAGGDASIFRLWTTQLPASVEVCPIELPGRATRRAEPPITRFPELLEKLAGMVLPFVKQLPFALFGHSFGGITAFELARWLRRNGGPMPTRLFLSACPALHLRQAPPSPITHLPDTEFLEEVATRFGTPREVLTSDDVRDTVLPALRADLSVGESYRYQPEPPLDVPISSFGALQDPEVSQQEAEAWRHQTTADFSLRMFPGNHFFLSAERLRLHKAIVEDLQLPAAKGG, via the coding sequence ATGCGCGTACCCCCCGTCTATCGCCGTTGGGTTACCTGCCCCGTGCCACGCCCGCAGGCGAGCTTGCGGTTGTTCTGTTTCCACTTCGCGGGAGGGGATGCCTCCATCTTCCGGCTGTGGACCACCCAGCTCCCCGCCTCGGTCGAGGTCTGCCCCATCGAGCTGCCGGGCCGCGCCACCCGCCGCGCCGAGCCCCCCATCACCCGGTTCCCCGAACTGCTCGAGAAGCTGGCGGGCATGGTGCTCCCCTTCGTCAAGCAGCTCCCCTTCGCCCTCTTCGGGCACAGCTTCGGCGGCATCACCGCCTTCGAACTGGCGCGCTGGCTGCGCCGCAACGGCGGGCCCATGCCGACCCGGCTCTTCCTCTCGGCCTGCCCCGCCCTGCACCTCCGGCAAGCGCCCCCGTCCCCCATCACCCACCTGCCGGATACGGAGTTCCTGGAGGAGGTCGCCACCCGGTTCGGCACCCCCCGGGAGGTGCTCACCAGTGACGATGTTCGGGACACGGTGCTCCCCGCGCTGCGCGCGGACCTGAGTGTCGGAGAGAGCTACCGGTACCAGCCCGAGCCGCCGCTGGACGTGCCCATCTCCTCCTTCGGTGCCCTGCAGGACCCGGAGGTCAGCCAGCAGGAGGCGGAGGCGTGGCGGCATCAGACCACCGCGGACTTCAGCCTGCGCATGTTCCCTGGCAACCACTTCTTCCTCTCGGCCGAGCGGCTCCGGCTGCACAAGGCCATCGTCGAGGATCTCCAGCTCCCGGCGGCAAAGGGCGGCTGA
- a CDS encoding methyltransferase domain-containing protein, which yields MADRASLALDFRNIDRTAASTEAVRFLDNLNATQQVQEIQRLTHRLLGACEGAHVLDAGCGVGDVTRELGTLVGRTGRVTGVDLSENMVAEARRRTEGTGLPVEFRHGDIHRLDLPSESFDGCRASRVFIYLEDPRQALSELLRLTRPGGTVVLFEPEMDSLVLDGPDRAVVRKLVHFWADQLRNPWVGRRIPGLFRSLGVSELSFTPVAGTWTMSTMETFGLHSILEKAVQSGVATAGEVAEWLRFMKERDQEGSYYGAMTGMVVRGIKPVA from the coding sequence GTGGCAGACAGAGCGAGCCTTGCGTTGGACTTTCGCAACATCGACCGGACCGCGGCTTCCACCGAGGCTGTCCGCTTCCTGGACAACCTGAATGCGACCCAGCAGGTCCAGGAGATACAGCGACTGACGCACCGCCTGCTGGGCGCGTGTGAGGGCGCGCACGTCCTGGACGCCGGCTGCGGGGTGGGTGACGTCACCCGGGAGTTGGGCACCCTGGTGGGCAGGACCGGCCGGGTGACGGGGGTCGACCTGAGCGAGAACATGGTGGCCGAGGCCCGCCGCAGGACGGAGGGCACGGGACTGCCCGTGGAATTCCGGCACGGCGACATCCACCGGCTGGACCTCCCCTCGGAGAGCTTCGACGGGTGCCGTGCCTCCCGCGTCTTCATCTACCTGGAGGATCCCCGCCAGGCGCTCAGCGAGCTGTTGCGGCTCACACGACCCGGGGGCACGGTGGTGCTCTTCGAGCCGGAGATGGACAGCCTGGTGCTGGACGGGCCGGACCGGGCCGTGGTCCGGAAGCTGGTGCACTTCTGGGCCGATCAGCTCCGCAATCCCTGGGTGGGCCGGCGGATTCCGGGCCTGTTCCGCTCCCTGGGAGTGAGCGAGCTGTCCTTCACCCCGGTGGCCGGCACCTGGACGATGAGCACGATGGAGACGTTCGGCCTCCATTCCATCCTGGAGAAGGCCGTCCAGTCGGGAGTGGCGACCGCCGGGGAGGTGGCGGAGTGGCTCCGCTTCATGAAGGAGCGGGACCAGGAGGGGAGCTACTACGGCGCGATGACGGGCATGGTGGTCCGGGGCATCAAACCGGTCGCCTGA
- a CDS encoding SDR family NAD(P)-dependent oxidoreductase, with translation MSGITEPRTSHVIHPSRRLEGQVALVTGGGTGIGRAAALAFAREGASVVLAGRRQTELDEVAHRVEAEGGKALAISADVARAADVEALVEGTLERFGRLDCAFNNAGIQGAFAPIADLSESDFDQVMAINLKGAWLSMKYEIAAMLRRGSGGAIVNTSSWLAKGAAVGSSVYSASKGALDAMIRAVALEVAGQGIRVNNVNPGIIDTPMLRRSVDDEMARPFVAFTPARRLGEPADVGDVAVWLCTQEARFVTGQSLLVDGGFTIAGMR, from the coding sequence ATGTCCGGCATCACCGAACCGCGAACATCGCACGTCATCCACCCATCCCGCCGGCTCGAAGGCCAGGTCGCGCTCGTGACCGGCGGAGGCACCGGCATCGGTCGCGCCGCAGCGCTCGCCTTCGCCCGGGAGGGCGCGAGCGTCGTCCTGGCGGGTCGCCGTCAGACGGAGCTCGACGAGGTGGCGCACCGTGTTGAAGCAGAGGGCGGCAAGGCCCTCGCCATCTCGGCCGACGTGGCGCGCGCGGCGGACGTCGAGGCGCTCGTGGAAGGCACGCTCGAGCGGTTCGGCCGGCTCGACTGCGCCTTCAACAACGCGGGTATCCAGGGCGCGTTCGCTCCCATCGCCGACCTGTCCGAGTCCGACTTCGACCAGGTGATGGCCATCAACCTGAAGGGCGCCTGGCTCTCCATGAAATACGAGATCGCCGCCATGCTCCGGCGGGGCTCGGGCGGCGCCATCGTGAACACGTCGTCGTGGCTGGCCAAGGGCGCAGCGGTGGGTTCGTCCGTCTATTCGGCCAGCAAGGGCGCGCTCGACGCGATGATCCGGGCCGTGGCTCTGGAAGTCGCCGGCCAGGGCATCCGCGTCAACAATGTCAACCCGGGGATCATCGACACTCCGATGCTTCGCCGGTCCGTCGACGACGAGATGGCCAGGCCGTTCGTTGCGTTCACACCGGCCAGGCGCCTCGGAGAACCGGCCGACGTCGGCGACGTGGCCGTCTGGCTCTGCACCCAGGAGGCACGCTTCGTCACGGGTCAGTCGCTCCTCGTCGACGGCGGGTTCACGATCGCTGGGATGCGTTGA
- a CDS encoding alpha-ketoglutarate-dependent dioxygenase AlkB — MVPPPRYGRSLALKARQRTPGHHYNASFLSAADRAEILSWLGSLHPLWEERYSKHFPPPPGQAQRRLLRPVYWLGNWQFACLDYYRPPKGVKDRCVKAEPFPAVLQRQVEKVEQLARRMFRGPDMPPGWHLNTCLVNFYGSRLEDGRWVDTARVGEHKDFEPGPVASLSFGERALIQFVTSTRPGERDEVVLEQWLDDGALQLFGGARWKEQTFHRVQRVDTRAGHTLPPEMPDFKTRRINLTFRYVPDAHVTPYALLSPEAREDVLPYMETLARHSAFFRAELERARKAGA; from the coding sequence ATGGTTCCTCCTCCCCGCTATGGCCGCTCGCTGGCCCTCAAGGCTCGCCAGCGCACCCCGGGCCACCATTACAACGCGAGCTTCCTCTCGGCGGCGGACCGGGCGGAGATCCTCTCCTGGCTCGGGAGCCTGCACCCGCTGTGGGAGGAGCGTTATTCCAAACACTTCCCTCCTCCTCCGGGGCAGGCGCAGCGGCGGTTGCTCCGGCCGGTGTACTGGCTGGGTAACTGGCAGTTCGCCTGTCTCGACTACTACCGCCCGCCGAAGGGGGTGAAGGATCGCTGCGTGAAGGCCGAGCCCTTCCCGGCGGTGCTCCAGCGCCAGGTGGAGAAGGTGGAGCAGCTCGCGCGCCGCATGTTCCGCGGCCCGGACATGCCCCCCGGCTGGCACCTCAACACCTGCCTGGTGAACTTCTACGGCAGCCGGCTCGAGGACGGGCGCTGGGTGGACACCGCGCGCGTGGGCGAGCACAAGGACTTCGAGCCGGGACCGGTGGCCTCGCTGTCCTTCGGCGAGCGCGCGCTCATCCAGTTCGTCACCTCCACCCGTCCGGGCGAGCGTGACGAGGTGGTGTTGGAGCAGTGGCTCGACGATGGCGCGCTGCAGCTCTTCGGGGGCGCGCGCTGGAAGGAGCAGACCTTCCACCGGGTGCAGCGGGTGGACACGCGCGCGGGCCACACGCTCCCGCCCGAGATGCCGGACTTCAAGACGCGGCGCATCAACCTCACCTTCCGCTACGTGCCGGACGCACACGTGACGCCCTACGCGCTGCTGTCTCCCGAGGCCCGCGAGGACGTCCTGCCCTACATGGAGACGCTCGCCCGGCACAGCGCCTTCTTCCGGGCGGAGCTCGAGCGGGCGCGGAAGGCGGGGGCCTGA
- a CDS encoding AAA family ATPase, producing MKLTKLNIHGYRDVAPGTQLVFSPSLNLVLGENGTGRTTLLDLLSRVLASDFSGLIREEFSLEYTLAFPGMELRVRVRNARPSAASRNGDTSRADLALLPPRSPENGAEFEPFMELSIQLESPSSLLVMRSDAVGVSWEVDGQPVYSQTMHWSLLDRTVWVVLFMTAQRLEPELRERLKELLRHTFLMAPARFDESLGTFQQMGTTQYGMEMRGDEVFPLGLMSLPRWLPGLLKERAEQALSAGFIDIRHDELEQGFLARFVALAGFTSGKFRVELLKQRRYEGGERLEFGHFSCGFTRRDGSVLTQEQLGHGQKRLLSFLYYLDLNEDFVIADELTNGLHPRLVEACLRHLGPRQSFVTSQNPATFEHVPLGSADEVRTSLIHCGTELRDGREWKAWSNPTPDAATRLFGAHQRGDTPLGTLLRQHGLW from the coding sequence ATGAAGCTCACGAAGCTCAACATCCACGGGTACCGGGACGTCGCGCCAGGAACGCAGCTCGTGTTCAGCCCGTCGCTCAACCTGGTGCTCGGCGAGAACGGCACCGGCAGGACGACGCTGCTGGACCTGCTCTCGCGCGTCCTCGCCTCGGACTTCTCCGGGCTCATCCGCGAGGAGTTCTCCCTCGAGTACACCCTCGCCTTTCCCGGGATGGAGCTGCGCGTCCGCGTCCGGAACGCACGCCCCTCCGCCGCGTCGCGGAATGGGGATACCTCGCGCGCCGACCTGGCGCTCCTGCCTCCGCGCTCCCCGGAGAACGGGGCGGAATTCGAGCCCTTCATGGAGCTGAGCATCCAGCTCGAGTCCCCCTCCTCCCTGCTGGTGATGCGCTCGGATGCCGTGGGCGTGTCCTGGGAGGTGGATGGGCAACCGGTCTACTCGCAGACCATGCACTGGTCCCTGCTGGATCGCACCGTGTGGGTGGTGCTCTTCATGACGGCCCAGCGGCTGGAGCCCGAGCTCCGGGAGCGGCTCAAGGAGCTCCTCCGCCACACCTTCCTGATGGCCCCCGCGCGCTTCGACGAGTCGCTCGGAACGTTCCAGCAGATGGGCACCACCCAGTATGGAATGGAGATGCGGGGCGACGAGGTGTTTCCCCTCGGACTGATGTCGCTGCCCAGGTGGTTGCCGGGGCTGCTGAAGGAGCGGGCGGAGCAGGCGCTCTCCGCCGGTTTCATCGACATCCGCCACGATGAGCTCGAGCAGGGCTTCCTCGCGCGGTTCGTCGCCCTGGCCGGGTTCACCTCGGGGAAGTTCCGGGTGGAGCTGCTCAAGCAGCGGAGATACGAGGGCGGCGAGCGCCTGGAGTTCGGCCACTTCAGCTGCGGCTTCACCCGGCGCGACGGCTCGGTGCTGACACAGGAGCAGCTCGGCCACGGACAGAAGCGGCTGCTGTCCTTCCTGTACTACCTGGATCTCAACGAGGACTTCGTCATCGCCGACGAGCTGACCAACGGCCTGCACCCGCGCCTCGTCGAGGCCTGCCTGCGCCACCTGGGCCCCCGGCAGTCCTTCGTCACCAGCCAGAACCCGGCCACGTTCGAGCACGTCCCGCTCGGGTCCGCCGACGAGGTGCGTACCTCACTCATCCACTGTGGGACCGAGCTCCGGGACGGGCGCGAGTGGAAGGCCTGGTCCAACCCCACGCCCGACGCGGCCACGCGGCTCTTCGGCGCACACCAGCGGGGAGACACCCCACTCGGCACGCTGCTGCGCCAACACGGGCTGTGGTGA
- a CDS encoding LysR substrate-binding domain-containing protein: protein MRGSEFAELAAFVAVAEERSFRRAAARLGMKPSTLSHSLRALETRLGVRLLNRTTRSVSPTEAGERLLSQLTPAFGDIARAVDTVNDFRGRPTGTVRLNVPRMAAMMVLAPMLGRFAREYPEVTLEVAVEDGFVDIVDRRFDAGIRLGENVGREMISVRVSPDMRTAVVGSPAYFREHAPPRTPSDLKKHRCIGYRHISSGVVYRWELERAGEIHTLAVSGPLVLDDPDLMTAAALEGVGLAYAVEAHVAEHLRQGRMLRVLEDWSPAFPGFFLYYPSRRHVPAALRALIEMLKV from the coding sequence ATGCGCGGGTCCGAATTCGCCGAACTAGCCGCCTTCGTCGCCGTCGCGGAGGAGCGCAGCTTCCGGCGCGCGGCGGCGAGGCTGGGCATGAAGCCCTCGACCCTGAGCCATTCCTTGCGCGCTCTCGAAACCCGGCTCGGCGTGCGGCTCCTCAATCGGACGACGCGAAGCGTCTCGCCGACCGAGGCGGGTGAGCGGCTGCTCTCACAGCTCACGCCAGCCTTTGGCGACATCGCGAGAGCCGTCGATACCGTGAACGATTTCCGCGGCAGGCCGACGGGCACGGTGCGGCTCAACGTGCCGCGGATGGCCGCGATGATGGTGCTGGCGCCGATGCTCGGCCGGTTCGCGCGAGAGTACCCAGAGGTCACGCTGGAGGTGGCGGTCGAAGATGGATTCGTCGACATCGTCGACCGGCGGTTCGATGCGGGGATCCGTCTCGGCGAGAACGTCGGGCGGGAGATGATCTCCGTGCGGGTCAGCCCTGACATGCGCACCGCGGTTGTCGGCTCACCCGCGTACTTCAGAGAACATGCACCGCCGCGAACCCCGTCCGACCTGAAGAAGCACCGGTGTATTGGCTATCGCCACATCTCCAGCGGAGTGGTCTACCGCTGGGAGCTCGAGCGTGCGGGTGAAATACACACCCTCGCCGTCAGCGGCCCGCTCGTGCTCGACGATCCGGACCTGATGACGGCGGCTGCCCTGGAGGGGGTGGGACTCGCCTACGCGGTCGAAGCGCATGTCGCCGAACACCTGCGCCAGGGACGGATGCTCCGAGTCCTCGAGGATTGGAGCCCAGCGTTCCCCGGCTTTTTTCTCTATTACCCGAGCCGCCGACACGTTCCGGCGGCGCTGCGCGCGTTGATCGAGATGCTGAAGGTCTGA
- a CDS encoding M4 family metallopeptidase, which produces MSNRFSRTFFAAWLGASLAACGAMQEGEAPVQTGDDADIQSALARIQGARVLGTDGEVPYSIRGQLGRASQLSGALRSSAEVDVREALATVAPVFRLNENDLVLKRATVDAQGHRHLRFQQMKNGLQVVGGELVLHVDAANNVYAANGSARDGSKVSAEAKVAPEAALKVAIEGSTARGASASGTRLVYLRAEGSPEPRLAYEVRVKGERDGMPADDLVYVDAQRGGLLLVNPLIHSALDRKVYSANNGSSTPGTLKRSEGQAPIGDAHVDMNYDMLGATYNCYQTLFGRDSYDNAGATLISTVHYGSNYVNAYWDGTQMVYGDGDGVDSIELGKDLDVTVHELTHAVTDTESNLIYSGESGGLNESMSDIFAGVCESWTRDWAVDAEVFMVGEDIWTPGTANDALRYMDDPAKDGVSLDFYADYGGQDVHYSSGISNLVFSLLSKGGTHPRGKTSNAVPAIGPEKAGRIFYKANTDLFTASTTFEQAKTYTVQAAEALYGAGSAESAAVTEAWKAVGVPPPPPVVTALTNGVAVSGLSGSSGNKKYYSLEVPAGQSSLAFDISGGTGDADLYVRYGAVPSSSAYDCRPYKGGNTESCSFTNPQAGTWYVMLNAYSAYSGVTLEGTYGGGSGGGGTGTPVSQTASGSVARRENVHFGPYSVLAGTTFSVTMTGTGNPDLYARFGSAPTTSKFDCRSNASGASETCSLTVPSGQSTAYVMVRGASAGTYNLTISYTQP; this is translated from the coding sequence GTGAGCAACCGGTTCTCGAGGACGTTCTTCGCGGCGTGGCTGGGTGCCAGCCTGGCCGCGTGCGGGGCGATGCAGGAGGGCGAGGCGCCCGTCCAGACGGGTGATGACGCCGACATCCAGTCCGCGCTGGCCCGCATCCAGGGGGCCCGGGTGCTCGGCACCGACGGAGAGGTTCCCTACTCCATCCGAGGCCAGCTCGGCCGGGCCTCCCAGCTCTCCGGGGCGCTGCGCTCCTCGGCGGAGGTGGACGTGCGTGAGGCGCTCGCCACCGTCGCTCCGGTGTTCCGGCTGAACGAGAACGACCTGGTGCTCAAGCGCGCCACGGTGGACGCCCAGGGCCACCGGCACCTGCGCTTCCAGCAGATGAAGAACGGCCTGCAGGTGGTGGGGGGCGAGCTGGTGCTGCACGTGGACGCGGCGAACAATGTCTATGCGGCCAACGGCTCGGCCCGGGACGGCTCGAAGGTATCCGCCGAGGCGAAGGTAGCCCCCGAGGCGGCGCTGAAGGTGGCTATCGAGGGCTCCACCGCGCGGGGCGCTTCCGCCAGCGGCACGAGGCTCGTCTACCTGCGCGCCGAGGGCAGCCCGGAGCCGCGGCTGGCCTACGAGGTGCGCGTGAAGGGCGAGCGCGACGGCATGCCCGCTGATGATCTCGTCTACGTGGACGCGCAGCGCGGCGGCCTCCTGCTGGTCAACCCGCTCATCCACTCCGCGCTCGACCGCAAGGTGTACTCGGCCAACAACGGCTCGAGCACGCCGGGCACCCTCAAGCGCAGCGAGGGCCAGGCGCCCATTGGCGACGCGCACGTCGACATGAACTACGACATGCTGGGCGCCACCTACAATTGCTACCAGACACTGTTCGGCCGCGACTCGTATGACAACGCGGGCGCCACGCTCATCAGCACCGTCCACTACGGCAGCAACTACGTCAACGCCTACTGGGACGGCACCCAGATGGTGTACGGCGATGGCGATGGCGTGGACTCCATCGAGCTGGGCAAGGACCTGGACGTGACCGTGCACGAGCTCACCCACGCCGTGACGGACACGGAGTCGAACCTCATCTACTCGGGAGAGTCCGGCGGCCTCAACGAGTCCATGTCCGACATCTTCGCCGGTGTGTGCGAGAGCTGGACGCGCGACTGGGCCGTGGACGCGGAGGTCTTCATGGTTGGCGAGGACATCTGGACGCCGGGCACCGCGAACGACGCCCTGCGCTACATGGACGATCCGGCCAAGGATGGCGTCTCGCTCGACTTCTACGCGGACTACGGCGGGCAGGACGTGCACTACAGCTCGGGCATCAGCAACCTGGTGTTCTCGCTGCTGTCCAAGGGAGGCACGCACCCGAGAGGCAAGACGAGCAACGCGGTGCCGGCCATCGGACCGGAGAAGGCCGGGCGCATCTTCTACAAGGCGAACACGGACCTCTTCACGGCCAGCACTACGTTCGAGCAGGCCAAGACGTACACGGTGCAGGCGGCCGAGGCGCTCTACGGAGCGGGCTCGGCGGAGTCTGCGGCGGTGACCGAGGCGTGGAAGGCCGTGGGCGTGCCTCCGCCTCCCCCGGTGGTCACCGCGCTGACCAACGGCGTGGCGGTGAGCGGCCTCTCCGGCAGCTCCGGCAACAAGAAGTACTACTCGCTCGAGGTCCCCGCCGGTCAGTCCAGCCTGGCGTTCGACATCAGCGGCGGCACGGGTGACGCGGACCTGTACGTGCGCTACGGCGCCGTCCCCAGCTCCAGCGCCTACGACTGCCGTCCGTACAAGGGTGGCAACACGGAGAGCTGCTCCTTCACCAACCCGCAGGCCGGCACCTGGTACGTGATGCTCAACGCCTACTCGGCCTACTCGGGCGTGACGCTCGAAGGCACCTATGGTGGCGGGAGCGGTGGTGGCGGTACGGGCACGCCCGTGAGCCAGACGGCCAGCGGCAGTGTGGCCCGTCGCGAGAACGTCCACTTCGGGCCCTACAGTGTGCTGGCGGGTACCACCTTCTCGGTGACGATGACGGGCACGGGCAACCCCGACCTGTACGCGCGCTTCGGCTCGGCGCCCACCACCAGCAAATTCGACTGCCGCTCGAACGCGTCCGGTGCCTCGGAGACGTGCTCGCTCACCGTACCGTCCGGCCAGAGCACCGCGTACGTCATGGTGCGCGGGGCCTCCGCGGGCACGTACAACCTGACCATCAGCTACACCCAGCCGTAG